In a single window of the Nicotiana tomentosiformis chromosome 10, ASM39032v3, whole genome shotgun sequence genome:
- the LOC138899720 gene encoding uncharacterized protein has translation MDGSSSYNQIRMAPKDEELTAFRTPKASDFSSPYTWKAADTTYFSTRKLKHYFQAHIVRLVSKANPIKFMISKPVLSDRLARWYLQFQQFEILYIPQKVVKGQALADFLAHHHTPNDWELTDELPDEDAMVIEVQPPWKMYFDGTAYRGGAGASVVFFTSQGEVLPYSFTLTQLCSNNVAEYQALILGLEMNVEMKQLQLQLQVFGDSQLVINQLLGSYKVKKPELRPYHDYAKTLMGWVGDVTIQHVLRKENKKADTLASLASSLTLPDKAQVTVCQKWVVPPPNEVEGEGNELKHLVAVSEVEKKEWRQPIIDYLSCGILLENLRRMTEIHRRAPRFH, from the exons ATGGATGGTTCGTCAagctataaccaaattcgcatggcaccaaaagatgaagagcttactgcattccgcACCCCCAAGG cctccgaTTTTAGCAGCCCCTATACTTGGAAAGCCGCTGATACTAcatatttcagcacaagaaag ttaaagcactactttcaagctcatattgttcgtcttgtttctaaagcaaatcccatcaagttcaTGATATCAAAACCTgttcttagtgatcgactagcgagatggtatctccaatttcaacaattcgagattttgtacatccctcaaaaggttgtaaaaggacaagcattggcagACTTCTTGGCACATCACCATACACCTAatgattgggagctaactgatgaactacctgatgaggatgcaatggtcattgaagttcaacctccatggaagatgtactttgatggtacTGCATATCGCGGAGGAGCTGGTGCTAGTGTAGTATTTTtcacttctcaaggtgaagttctTCCCTACTCTTTTACATTGACGCAACTCTGCTCTAACAACGTCGCTGAGTATCAAgcactaatacttgggcttgaaatgaaTGTTGAAATGAAGCAGTTGCAAttgcaattgcaagtctttggtgactctcagttggtgatcaaccagcttttaggtagttacaaggtcaagaaacctgaactacgcccatatcatgattatgctaaAACATTAATGGGATGGGTCGGTGACGTGACTATTCAACATGtgctaaggaaagaaaataagaaggctgATACTTTAGCCTccctagcttcatcgttaacccTTCCTGATAAAGCGCAAGTTACTGtttgccaaaaatgggtagtaccgccgccaaatgaggttgaaggtgaaggaaatgaactcaagcatcttgtcGCTGTTTCTGAAGTCGAGAAAAaagaatggcgacaacccattatcgactacttaaGCTGTGGGATACTTCTAGAAAATCTTAGGAGAATGACTGAAATCCATCGTCGTGCACCTCGCTTCCATTAa